A genomic window from Flavobacterium johnsoniae includes:
- a CDS encoding Na+/H+ antiporter yields MENYSIIIFILAIVIGLSAFADKAKLPYPILLVIVGIAIGFIPTMNEIEINPEIIFLLFLPPLLYDASFNISPKDFKTNLNTISTLAITLVFLTTFWIAVVAHYMIPDITWPLAFVLGAILSATDAVAAVSITKGLGISHKTITILEGESLINDASALVAYRFAVAAVMGSAFVIWKATLQFIILLGGGFLVGFVMSKILSVILKKVKKNANVTISFMLLMPFVTYLIAEHLHVSGVIAVVVSGLAIARFSKKVFPESLKNSSRSLWDIIIFLLNGLIFILIGLNFRYVLKDIDDDMILPYIDYAFIITIVALLIRFVRIFLQKINLQKAFQKNRGGRRKISEDALLDFNNSIILGWSGMRGIVSLAIAIGLPRFLEDGNPFPERNAIIFISVAVVLFTLIGQGLTLPFIVKKLNSKTEPIESQN; encoded by the coding sequence ATGGAAAACTACAGCATCATAATATTCATACTCGCCATTGTTATTGGTTTATCTGCCTTTGCTGATAAAGCAAAACTGCCGTATCCAATTCTGCTTGTCATTGTTGGAATTGCAATTGGTTTTATTCCAACTATGAATGAAATTGAAATCAATCCAGAAATTATTTTTCTGCTTTTCCTTCCTCCATTATTATATGATGCTTCTTTTAATATTTCGCCAAAAGATTTTAAAACCAATCTAAATACCATAAGCACGTTAGCCATAACATTGGTTTTTCTAACCACATTTTGGATTGCCGTAGTTGCTCATTATATGATTCCCGATATAACCTGGCCGCTCGCATTTGTACTGGGCGCCATTCTTTCTGCAACCGATGCCGTTGCCGCAGTAAGTATTACAAAAGGTCTTGGAATATCGCATAAAACCATAACCATTCTCGAAGGCGAAAGTTTAATAAACGATGCTTCTGCTTTAGTCGCTTACCGATTTGCAGTTGCTGCCGTAATGGGGTCTGCATTTGTAATCTGGAAAGCTACATTGCAATTTATTATTTTGTTGGGTGGAGGTTTTCTTGTTGGTTTTGTGATGTCAAAAATACTATCCGTCATTTTAAAAAAAGTCAAAAAAAATGCAAACGTTACCATAAGTTTTATGCTTTTAATGCCTTTTGTAACGTATTTGATTGCCGAACATTTGCATGTTTCTGGCGTTATTGCTGTTGTTGTTTCAGGATTGGCAATTGCCCGTTTTAGCAAAAAAGTCTTTCCAGAAAGCTTAAAAAACAGCTCTCGAAGCTTATGGGATATTATTATATTCTTATTAAATGGATTGATATTTATTTTAATCGGACTTAATTTTAGATATGTATTAAAAGATATCGACGACGATATGATTCTGCCCTATATTGACTACGCTTTTATCATTACAATTGTCGCATTATTAATACGATTTGTTAGAATATTTCTTCAAAAAATAAACCTTCAAAAAGCCTTTCAGAAAAATCGCGGCGGCAGAAGAAAAATCAGTGAAGATGCTCTTCTAGATTTCAACAACAGTATTATTTTAGGTTGGTCTGGAATGCGCGGCATTGTATCGCTTGCCATTGCCATCGGACTTCCGAGATTTCTTGAAGACGGGAATCCGTTTCCTGAACGTAATGCCATTATTTTTATTTCAGTTGCAGTCGTTCTTTTTACACTTATCGGACAAGGATTAACTTTACCGTTCATAGTTAAAAAATTAAATTCTAAAACAGAACCAATAGAATCTCAAAATTAA
- the dnaK gene encoding molecular chaperone DnaK, which yields MGKIIGIDLGTTNSCVSVMEGNEAVVIPNAEGKRTTPSIIAFVEGGEIKVGDPAKRQAVTNPTKTIASIKRFMGHTFAETQEEAKRVPYSVVKGDNNTPRVDIDGRLYTAQELSAMTLQKMKKTAEDYLGQTVTEAVITVPAYFNDAQRQATKEAGEIAGLKVMRIINEPTAAALAYGLDKKGNDQKIAVYDLGGGTFDISVLELGDGVFEVLSTNGDTHLGGDDFDQVIIDWLADEFKTEEGIDLRLDPMSLQRLKEAAEKAKIELSSSAETEINLPYVTATASGPKHLVKKLSRAKFEQLSDSLVKRSMEPVAKALKDAGLSTSDIDEVILVGGSTRMPRIADEVEKFFGKKASKGVNPDEVVAIGAAIQGGVLSGDVKDVLLLDVTPLSLGIETMGGVLTKLIESNTTIPTKKSQVFSTAADSQPSVEIHVLQGERAMAADNKTIGRFHLDGIPPAPRGVPQIEVTFDIDANGIIKVSATDKGTGKSHDIRIEASSGLTAEEIEKMKKDAEANADADRIAKERAEKLNEADSTIFQTESQLKELGDKLTDDQKTAIEFALTELRFAHQSQDLEAIQKGLDNVNAAWKTATEAMYAQGGEGQQAAPQQEQSSGDNVEDVEFEEVK from the coding sequence ATGGGTAAAATAATCGGAATTGACTTAGGTACGACGAACTCTTGTGTTTCTGTAATGGAAGGTAACGAAGCAGTTGTTATCCCTAACGCAGAAGGAAAAAGAACTACACCATCTATCATCGCTTTTGTTGAAGGTGGAGAAATTAAAGTAGGTGATCCTGCAAAAAGACAAGCAGTAACGAATCCTACAAAAACGATTGCTTCTATTAAACGTTTTATGGGACACACTTTTGCTGAAACTCAAGAAGAGGCAAAAAGAGTTCCTTACAGTGTTGTAAAAGGTGACAACAATACGCCACGTGTGGATATTGATGGTCGTTTATACACTGCTCAAGAATTGTCTGCAATGACACTTCAAAAAATGAAAAAAACTGCTGAAGACTATTTAGGTCAAACAGTAACTGAGGCAGTTATTACAGTTCCTGCTTACTTTAACGATGCGCAACGTCAAGCTACAAAAGAAGCTGGTGAAATCGCTGGTCTTAAAGTTATGCGTATCATCAACGAGCCAACTGCTGCTGCACTTGCTTACGGATTAGATAAAAAAGGAAATGATCAAAAAATTGCTGTTTACGATTTAGGTGGAGGTACTTTTGATATCTCTGTTCTTGAATTAGGAGACGGTGTATTTGAAGTATTATCTACAAATGGTGATACTCACTTAGGTGGTGATGATTTTGACCAAGTTATTATCGACTGGTTAGCTGACGAATTCAAAACTGAAGAAGGTATTGATTTACGTTTAGATCCAATGTCATTACAACGTTTGAAAGAAGCTGCTGAGAAAGCTAAGATTGAATTATCATCTTCTGCTGAAACAGAAATCAATTTACCTTACGTAACTGCTACTGCTTCTGGACCAAAACACTTAGTGAAAAAATTATCTAGAGCTAAATTTGAGCAATTATCTGATTCTTTAGTAAAACGTTCTATGGAGCCAGTTGCTAAAGCATTAAAAGATGCAGGTTTATCTACATCTGATATCGACGAAGTAATCCTTGTAGGAGGTTCTACTCGTATGCCAAGAATCGCTGACGAAGTTGAAAAATTCTTCGGTAAAAAAGCTTCTAAAGGTGTTAACCCTGATGAGGTTGTTGCTATTGGAGCTGCTATTCAAGGTGGAGTTTTATCTGGAGATGTAAAAGATGTATTGTTACTTGACGTTACACCTCTTTCTTTAGGTATCGAAACTATGGGTGGTGTATTGACTAAATTAATCGAGTCTAACACAACTATCCCAACTAAAAAATCTCAAGTATTCTCTACTGCTGCTGATTCTCAACCATCTGTTGAAATCCACGTATTACAAGGAGAAAGAGCAATGGCTGCTGATAACAAAACTATCGGTCGTTTCCACTTAGATGGTATTCCACCAGCACCAAGAGGAGTTCCTCAAATCGAAGTAACTTTCGATATCGATGCTAATGGTATCATCAAAGTTTCTGCAACTGATAAAGGAACAGGAAAATCTCACGATATCCGTATCGAAGCTTCTTCTGGATTAACAGCTGAAGAAATAGAAAAAATGAAAAAAGATGCTGAAGCTAATGCTGATGCAGATAGAATCGCTAAAGAAAGAGCTGAAAAATTGAACGAAGCTGATAGTACTATCTTCCAAACTGAATCTCAATTGAAAGAGTTAGGAGATAAATTGACAGACGATCAAAAAACAGCTATCGAATTTGCTTTAACTGAATTAAGATTCGCTCACCAATCTCAAGATCTTGAGGCAATCCAAAAAGGATTAGACAATGTAAATGCAGCTTGGAAAACAGCTACAGAAGCAATGTACGCTCAAGGTGGTGAAGGGCAACAAGCTGCTCCACAACAAGAGCAGTCTTCAGGAGACAATGTTGAAGACGTTGAATTTGAAGAGGTAAAATAA
- the corA gene encoding magnesium/cobalt transporter CorA translates to MRKIKYKKGRKLQHITLEYTGTHKEHESEMQLFVYDDNDVVEYDKFTVLALNSCFDYTKNNWLNVHGLNDIGLLKTIGTHFKLDDFLLADILNTTKRTKLEEQQNVLFFNIKSLLPSEYSDNISVEQISFILKEGILISFQEKRSDFFTHIRERLRTHAGIVRTKKVDYLLYLLLDAVMENFYITLEDEEDKIEELINLTKKEAKPVILEKIENHRDNLNFLKRSITPLRDSLYYLKTIKDDDENNGLIQKETFNFFIRLHQKSLELLEQIESDMSALESASNFYFSEQSRKMNEIMKTLTIISAIFIPLTFIVGVYGMNFENMPELKTENGYFVVMGIMFLLVIGLIIYFKKRRWF, encoded by the coding sequence ATGAGAAAGATTAAATACAAGAAAGGACGCAAGCTGCAGCATATTACATTAGAGTACACAGGAACGCATAAAGAGCATGAAAGTGAAATGCAACTTTTTGTGTATGATGATAATGATGTTGTTGAATATGATAAGTTTACAGTTTTAGCCTTGAATTCTTGCTTTGATTATACAAAAAACAATTGGCTAAATGTTCATGGCTTAAATGACATTGGGTTACTTAAAACAATTGGTACACATTTTAAACTTGACGATTTTCTTTTAGCTGATATTTTAAACACAACCAAAAGAACAAAGTTAGAAGAGCAGCAAAACGTTTTATTCTTTAATATAAAATCCCTTTTGCCTTCTGAATATTCAGATAATATTAGTGTAGAACAAATCAGTTTTATTCTGAAAGAAGGAATACTTATTTCTTTTCAGGAAAAACGAAGTGATTTCTTTACACATATTCGTGAACGTTTACGCACACATGCAGGGATTGTTAGAACAAAAAAAGTAGATTATCTCTTGTACTTGCTTTTAGATGCTGTAATGGAAAATTTCTACATTACGTTGGAAGATGAGGAAGATAAGATCGAAGAATTAATCAATTTGACTAAAAAAGAAGCGAAACCTGTTATTCTGGAAAAAATCGAAAATCACCGTGATAATTTGAATTTCTTAAAGCGCTCCATTACACCATTGAGAGATTCATTATACTATCTTAAAACAATAAAAGATGACGATGAAAATAATGGTTTAATTCAAAAAGAAACGTTTAATTTTTTTATAAGACTGCATCAAAAAAGTTTGGAACTTTTAGAGCAAATTGAATCGGATATGAGCGCATTAGAAAGTGCTTCAAATTTTTATTTTTCGGAACAAAGCCGAAAAATGAATGAAATTATGAAAACCTTGACTATTATTTCTGCCATATTTATTCCATTAACTTTTATCGTTGGTGTTTACGGAATGAACTTTGAAAATATGCCAGAACTCAAAACAGAAAATGGCTATTTTGTGGTTATGGGAATTATGTTTTTGCTCGTAATAGGCTTAATCATTTATTTCAAGAAAAGACGTTGGTTTTAA